From the Lathyrus oleraceus cultivar Zhongwan6 chromosome 4, CAAS_Psat_ZW6_1.0, whole genome shotgun sequence genome, one window contains:
- the LOC127074566 gene encoding tubby-like F-box protein 2: MSLKSIVSELKGINNRISKLCSGSKSVAIDVTPTEPFQQGQWASLPPELLSDIIRRLEESETSWPERTVLIFCASVCKSWRSVTKEIIKTPQQRGQITFPISLKLPGPRVYAMRCFIKRNKKTSTFLLYLDSVPAENESSKLLLAAKRIRRTKFVISLAADDFSRARNKYVGKLRQVFVDTNIDLPSCLL; encoded by the exons ATGTCATTGAAAAGTATAGTGAGTGAACTGAAGGGAATTAACAATAGAATATCAAAGCTCTGTAGTGGTTCGAAATCAGTCGCTATAGATGTAACTCCAACTGAACCTTTTCAACAGGGACAATGGGCGAGTCTACCACCTGAATTGCTTTCGGACATAATACGTAGGCTTGAAGAGAGTGAGACATCTTGGCCTGAGCGTACTGTTCTTATCTTTTGTGCTTCGGTATGTAAATCATGGAGGTCCGTTACGAAAGAGATCATCAAAACTCCTCAGCAACGTGGACAGATAACATTTCCTATTTCATTGAAGCTG CCCGGTCCTCGCGTGTATGCAATGCGATGCTTTATCAAGAGGAACAAAAAAACTTCTACATTCCTGTTGTACTTAGACTCCGTGCCAG CGGAGAATGAAAGTAGTAAGTTGTTATTAGCCGCGAAAAGGATAAGAAGGACCAAATTTGTGATATCCTTGGCAGCCGATGATTTTTCTCGAGCCAGGAACAAATATGTTGGTAAACTGAGGCAAGTCTTTGTCGATACAAACATTGATTTACCATCCTGTCTCTTATAA
- the LOC127136702 gene encoding uncharacterized protein LOC127136702 has product MVEDYQTTNNIVKSDLTNMLLKNLNELLNLHGKKIEAYDLPSLPPNTIDRDVISSIIQEELAIDIPNEDIEFVAKLNNDQMIAFKTIMNVIDQKHSGVFFVDGPGGTGKTFLYRTIMASLRSRREIVLATASSGIAATLLPGGRTAHSRFKIPIDIQLSCICGIQKQKDLANLIKADAAIIWDEAPMTNKNCLEALDRSLQDICSNIAPFGGKVLIWGKIFVKFFLL; this is encoded by the coding sequence ATGGTAGAGGATTATCAAACAACTAACAATATTGTGAAATCAGACTTGACTAATATGTTGTTGAAGAACTTGAATGAACTCTTAAACTTGCACGGTAAAAAAATTGAAGCTTATGATCTCCCGTCTTTACCCCCTAATACAATAGACAGAGATGTAATTTCAAGTATCATACAAGAGGAGTTAGCGATCGATATCCCCAATGAAGATATTGAATTTGTTGCTAAGTTAAATAATGATCAAATGATTGCATTCAAAACCATTATGAATGTAATTGATCAAAAACACAGTGGGGTATTTTTTGTTGATGGTCCAGGAGGAACAGGTAAAACATTCCTTTATCGAACAATAATGGCAAGTTTAAGAAGTAGGAGAGAAATTGTCTTAGCAACTGCATCATCTGGTATAGCTGCAACATTGTTACCCGGTGGTAGGACTGCACACTCTCGATTTAAGATACCTATTGATATACAATTGAGTTGCATTTGTGGTATTCAAAAGCAAAAAGATCTTGCAAATCTCATTAAAGCTGATGCCGCAATAATTTGGGATGAAGCACCAATGACAAACAAAAATTGTTTGGAAGCCTTAGATCGATCATTACAAGACATTTGTAGCAACATTGCTCCATTTGGTGGAAAAGTTCTGATCTGGGGGAAGATTTTCGTCAAGTTCTTCCTGTTATAA
- the LOC127074567 gene encoding uncharacterized protein LOC127074567 has product MEEEEEEEINPFTSLLTDDDDKPIAFTTIQDDLPKQELLQKHFLRSIQSTVIIRQLPSEGISFQLWPTATSLVSLLDNHRINPTNSPLSTALAASNTPLRILELGSGTGIVGIVAAATLGSNVTLTDLPHVVPNLKFNAEANAGVVGSSGGTVTFAPLRWGHADDVEMIGREFDVIVASDVVYHDHLYEPLIETLRLLLIGKKIVFLMAHTKRWKKESVFFNKARKHFFIDVLHVDTPCNGSRVGVVVYRFVGKS; this is encoded by the coding sequence atggaagaagaagaagaagaggaaatAAATCCTTTCACAAGCCTCCTAACCGACGACGATGATAAACCCATTGCATTCACTACCATACAAGACGATTTACCAAAGCAAGAATTGCTTCAAAAACATTTCCTCCGTTCGATTCAATCAACGGTTATAATTCGTCAGCTCCCATCGGAGGGTATCTCCTTCCAGCTCTGGCCCACCGCCACCTCTCTTGTCTCCCTCCTCGACAACCACCGCATAAATCCTACAAACAGCCCTCTCTCCACCGCCCTCGCAGCAAGCAACACTCCTCTGAGGATCCTGGAACTTGGCTCCGGCACCGGAATAGTCGGTATAGTCGCCGCCGCCACTCTCGGCAGCAACGTAACCCTAACAGATCTCCCTCATGTAGTTCCCAATCTTAAGTTCAACGCGGAAGCCAACGCGGGTGTTGTGGGGTCCAGCGGCGGGACAGTTACATTTGCACCGCTGAGGTGGGGCCACGCTGATGACGTGGAGATGATTGGGAGAGAGTTTGATGTTATCGTAGCTTCGGATGTAGTGTATCATGATCATCTCTATGAGCCGTTGATTGAAACGCTGCGTTTGTTGTTGATTGGGAAGAAAATTGTGTTTTTGATGGCTCATACGAAGAGGTGGAAAAAAGAGTCGGTTTTCTTCAATAAAGCGAGGAAGCACTTTTTCATTGATGTTTTGCATGTTGACACTCCTTGCAATGGTTCTAGAGTTGGTGTTGTTGTTTATCGTTTTGTTGGGAAGAGTTAG